The Serinus canaria isolate serCan28SL12 chromosome Z, serCan2020, whole genome shotgun sequence genomic interval GCATAtgtagaaaaatgtttctgccaTAGTTAGGCTCTCTCTCTAGGAAAAAGGCCAAAGGTGCAGTTATGAACAGTTCCCAACAGATGGCTCCCGAAATACAGAAGGAATGGCAGTGCTGAGTGCTTGTATCAGATTTGTCTCACAAATGGAGATTCTGTTGTACCAATGGATCCATGGGCCAGGGCCAATTGTGTGAGGTGCAACCAGGCCAagtgctggctcctgtccctgggtcACAAcaagcccctgcagctccaggctgggacagcatggctggaaagctgctgagtGGGAAAgggcctgggggtgctggtcagcagtggctgaacatgagccagggtgtgcccagggggCCAGGAAGGCCAAGGACATCCTGAATGGAtcagcaatggtgtggccagcaggagcagggcagtgactgcccctctgtgctgggcacggGTGAGGCCACACTccaagtgctgtgtccagttctggggcACTCAGTAAAAGAAGGACACTGGGGTGCTGGAGTGAGTCAAGAAAGAGGAAGGGGCTAGgggagggtctggagcacaagtcctgtgaggagcagctgagggaactgggggtgtttattctggaaaaaaacaggcTCAGAGGGGACCTGATCACTCTCTACATGACCTGAAAGGAGAGTGtagtcagtctcttctcccaaataGCAAGTGACCGGACAagagaaatggcctcaagttgtgccagtgGAGGTTTAAGTTGGATATTAGGATGAATTTCTTCAAGGAAGGTGTGGTCAAGCATTGAAGTAGGCTGCCACAGCATGGTGCATCCCTGGGGATAGTTAAAAGATGTGCTAaaagaggtcttttccaacctaaacattcaaatcacagaatgtttaggttggaaaagacctctaaggtcatcaagtccaacaaTTTAACCAGCACTCCCAAGTCCACCATTTAACCATCTTCCTAAGCACCAGATCTGTACATCTTCTTGGAGACTTTCTGGAATGGTGTAAATGTGGCACTTGGAGACACCTATAAGCCACTACTGCAAAGAACAGCTCACCCAGGCCCCATGGAGGATCAATGTCACCAGAGGGGATACGCGCAAAGCAAGGTGCTCCTTCAAGCACACACACAGGAACTTGAGCGCAGGCAGAACAGCATTGTGACCAGAAAATATTAACTGATGCTTGTAACAAACCTGGTCTAACAAGCTCTGCTCAGATCTGTTGTTACTTCAATCTCTGGACCCTCACTGGGCACTGGAAAGGGCTGTTGAGGTTTCACTAAGTGCCATGCAGCCACTCACCCATTCTCCCCACAGTTTATGTACTGGGCATGGTGTTCTATGGCATGGAACACCTCTCTCCTGGTCATGCCCTCTCCTGCTTTCTTGTGCACCTGGCCcagccagagcctgggaaaCTGACCAGTCCTTGAGTTAGGCTAAACACTGCTGAGCAACAGCtgaaacatcagtgtgttatcagcaTTATTCTCAGCTGAATCCAAGTCACAGCACTGGACCAGATACTGGGGAGAAAATGAACTCTGTCCCAGATGAACCCACCACTTATTCCATACCTTTTAGTATGCCAGGTCCCCTGCTTCCCAATACCCCATCACCCTTCCGGTCTTTTGCTATCAATCTTTTGAACCCTTCCATTGCCTAAAGAGAGTCTATaagaaggaaggggagaggtTTTTGATGAaagcatgtagtgacaggacaaagagTAATGCCTTCAAAGTAAAAGGGGGGGGGGTtagattagatatcaggaagaaattctttactgttaGGGTGTGAAGCACTGGCAGAGGTTGCTCAGAAAATCTGTGGATGTcccatcactggaagtgttcaaggccagggctttgagcaacctggtcaagGGGAAGATATCCGTGCCCATGCCATGGGGTTGGAACAAggtgagttttaaggtcccttccaacccaaaccatgcttTGATTCTGCAATGACATCATGCCCTCTGTCTATGGACCATCCCTACAAAAGTCCCTTGAAGCTGTTTAGTTCATGACCTTGGGCTTTATCTGTCCTAAGAGTCTTTCAGGGCAGGAAAGATGGTGTGTGGTGGTGTCACATGTAGAAGCCAGTTCTGATTCTATCAGCGCAGGGCTTGGCTGGTTTCACCAAAGCTCATCCTTCATTAGCATGGCAATCAAAGGAGAGCTGGGTTCACATCCCCAAATTCAGAGAGGCAAGGTGCCCAGTGATGGTGATGGGCATATTAGTGGCCATGGAAACTATGTGCAGTGCTATGTAGCAATTAACATCATCCAGTTTAATTCATTGACTATTCTCACCCAAAATCAAACCCTCTTGAGCCACACTGGACTTGAGAGTTTAGGCACAAGGCCCATGGGTTTTGCTCTCATTTCCCGTTCCTGTGCACAGCTCCTGATGGGAGCACTGTGCAAACATTCCCTGGTATCAGCAGGACTTTCCATGGGTGCCAGTAATGCCCCTGGCTCTCACCCTGCCCCAAGGTCCTTCTGAGAAGAGATGGGCACTGGTCTCTCCAGCCTCCCATAGCACCCCTTCACTGACTATCCCACTGCCCATGTTAGTCACATCCCAGAGCCCTCAGAGGATTCAGAGCCCCTCATCAGCACTGCTCCCAATCCTTGGCAATGTGGTCAGCACACTGAGGCCATGCAGGTGGGGAGGAGCCATTCATGTATTCATTCCCTGCCCCTCCTTATCAGGCTCTGAAGGTCCTGTGCAACAAGTaccaaaacaaacagatttcttctttctctccccctgCCAGCCTCAAGGGCACCTGGCCAGGGTGATGGTTGTGGTAatgaccctggcacagagccctcaCTCTGCTgtctgctggagcccagccagTAACCTCCTATCACAACACACACACGGAGAAagtgtatttttcaaaatacttctttatttctctcaATACcgacattacaaaaaaaaaaaaaaaaaaaagaaaaaaaaagaagaaaactaaaaaaaaaaaaagaaaattacaaaaaaccccactataAAACATTCAGGTCTCGTTGAAACCGAGAAAAACAAATCAGCTTGCGTCTGCATGCTGGCCTGTCTTCTCATCATGTTGTCCACCACATTTCTTCGTACTGAACTCCACAGGGACCAGTGGAGGGAACCAGTGGCCACCCCTCGCTGGCCAAAGCGGGTGATCGATTGAGCAGTGCCTCACAGGTCTCCTCGCCCCACAGGTAACACTGTACACCTGTACCCCCAGCCCCACGGACACCCCACGCACAGCCCTCTCACCCCAAGGGACCCCCTGCTTCAagtcagtaatttttttttttttttttaggaattaaaaaaaaaatattcccaaggCAGGAGTAGGGGGAATATTTTGGCAGGGGTTttcttggcagtgctgcagtgaaAGAGGAGCTGTACAAAGCCTGGTTGAAtgcacctccagctccacaccagccctttcctgggagaaaaaaaatggcatgAGGCAGAGTGGGCTGAGAAAggtaagaaatataaaaattctcCTGATGGAAATccaaaggttttaaaaaaatacaatatttgaAAACGGAGCCACTAAACAGACTGCCTCATGCACCTCCCAGATCTGCCCTGATGTCCAGAAACACCTCCTGAATGAACTGTCCCTGtagaaaaatatatacacatgcTTCTCTCTTCTTATTAGAATCCCTAATTTGACCTGAAACACTAGTGaaacccacagctctgctcacgCTTGGCTCTGCTTTTGCACCCAGATTAGTGCTACACGCACACACAACCCCACTCTGGAGGTTTGCTGTTCGTGTGGCTGAATCATCCCCCTTTCAAAAAAAGCCTGGGTGCGTCAGGCCAGTATCCCCAATACAGGCAGAGGAAAACCCTTACGAAGTTTATCTAATGAGctctatatatatgtatttaaaaaataaaagcagcaatgcAAACTCAACAcatctgaaaaaagaaagctcCACCCTGGgctttcccccctcctcctgctggctgggccccgtgggcagcaggcGCAGGCAAGTGCTGCCCACGGGCACTGGGGACATCCCCGGGCGGGGGCAGGAGGCCGGATGGACCATCCCCACGTGCTCCGTTGTTTGGCACAGCCGAGGCTGGGTGTAGGCTTGGCACAGGAGAGTGGACCACGGTTGGGCTTGGTACCGTGGCCCCAAGGAGAGAAATTGTCCGGCTACTGGGGGGGCCACCACAGGCAGGAGTGATCGGCACCGCGGTACAGCCGGGACCCCAAACAGCAGCAAGTATCaaagaggggaagagaaaaaccaGCAGCGGGGATGCCAGATCCTGCGGAGTCCTATTTACACAGCGCTGGACCCCGACAAGTCCAGCTTCTTGTGGGAAGAGTGGCCTGAAAAGCAGGTGACATAAAAAACCCACGACACGacacacctccctgggcaaagGGCCCACAGCTCTCGCTCTTGcgaggcagaaaaaaatggacctctggggagaaagaaaaggtttggCAGTTGGGAGAGCTGTGGCAGACAGGAGTCTCCCCGTTGTTGGAGTAAAAAACCGGCCAAGAATGGATGGATAGGGGGTGGGTCGgatgggttttttgggggagaAAAGTAGTGTgaggggttgtttttttctctttttttgcatttaaaagtgCTGTGACaccttggctctgtgcaggcCAGGTGCTGTGGCACATGCGTTTGGAGTATTGCTGCTTTGGAGGAAGTCCCTCGGCTCTAGGAACATGGGAGGTGCTGCTTGAGGATCTGTCTTGTCTGGGGAGCTATTCTGTCTGGGAAGCGGATTTTGAACTCCACGATCAAGTCTCCTCGCTGGCTGGGGGCCTTGGGGAAGGGCAGCCCCTCCCCGCGTAGTCTCTTCACTGTCCCTGGCTTGATGATGTCGTTGCAGGGAAGCGGGATCACGCGTCCATCGATGGTGGGAATGTTCACAGTGCAGCCGCACAAGGCCtgagaaaggaagagggaaCAGGCCATCAGATGGGGCTGATTCCCCAAAGCATCCTGACAGCCACACCCTGTACCCCCACTGGCTGCTCCCCTGGTTgaactgccctgctcctctggatGCTGCCCAAGACCATTGGATGATGCTCACCAGTGcaagcacagctctctgctggcacCAGCCTGGTCCAGCCACCATGAACTGggctgaaggagctgtgcaggagaggGGTGACCCAGGAGAGGGGTGCCCCAGCTCTCATGGGGGGAAGGActcccctccccacctgctgggctgcccagaAGGCACCACCAGCACCCAGTCACCCACAGCAACAACGCAGGCTAAATTTagctcctttccagccctgTCACCCAGCCTCAGGCAGCCGAAAATCCAGCTGAGATCATGGGATGCTGCCACAGCCCATCAGCTGTCACCCTCCAGAGCACGGCAGCTTTGCCCGGTGCTTGGGGTTATCTATAGCACAGCCCATGTCCCatgtcccatgtcccctgtcACTGACAGCCCCCACAGGCTAGGCCAGCATGGCACAATGGTGTGGCTGTAGCACTGAGCTTCCCTGGAAGCTGGGGTGCTGGAGGGGCCGGTTCCTGTCTCCCTATCCTATTGCACAGCCAGGAGCCGGTGTGGGGGTGCCACTCCTCTGcaccccagcccccagcagcagccgcaCACCGGCCTGCATTGGCAAGCCACGTGATGCAGGAATGCAGCAAGAAAATCCTTGTGTCCTTAAATAACTCAGACAGCTCTGTCGTACATGTGGGCAGGATCGTCTCCAGGCTTTCAGCAAGGGCTGAGCGAGCGGACTGCGGAACGATGCTTCTGGAAGCGGGTGGGGGCTGGGGGGTTGCTGAGCTACAGCCTTAAGCTTCCATGTGGGGGCTGGCACAGGTCTGTCCCCCTGAACTGGGtcctgggggtcccagccctCCCAAAACAGCCTGCAAGGGGAGTGGAGAAAGATGCAGTTGCTGTTTCTGGGGTAGGTGAAGGAATGTTCTgcatttcccccctcccccaggaAAAGTCTctaaaggcagagcagcaacaGGCACCAGGAGAAACATCTCATGCTGGCCACTGGCTCTGAGATGATGGATGGGGCTTCTGCAGCAGAACCAAGGCTTTGAACTAGAGCGTTTGCAGTGGGatctgtgccagagctggtTCAGGGTCTTTGTTGAGTGGAGAACAGGGGAGAAGGTCCTATCTCCTTTGCATGGCTCATCTGTACAGGCCTCCTCCTGGAGAGGGTGTCCTCCAGGGATGAAGTCTTCAGCCTGCAGGAGGATGCCATTACCAGttctgtgtgagcagcaggtgcttGCCTGATCTCCAGCAGGTTGAGGGGAAAACAAAGGACAATCTCCCCACATCAAGGAGTTTGTGCTGTGCACTCAGGCACGGATGCCAAAGCCCTCCTGCTCACTGGTGCCCAATGCAGTGTGCCATGGCTGCAAGTGCCCATGTGTGCCAAGAAAGGACACGTCCAGCcacaaaacagaaaggagaaCAAGAAGTCCCTGTGGGAACACGTGGATGGGGAAAGCAGGCAGAGATGTGAGCAGAAGCGGGCGGTAACAGTGAAGACAGACAGGATCTTAATGTTTCCTTCCCAGAGCCAAGACGCAAGAATCCGAGGAGATCGCTCCTCCGCCGTATGTCCctgtttttcattcttcttgCTCAACTTTGCTGGCATTTGGGAAAACGGTTGCTGAAGTAACACCAGTAACTGCGGGAGCTACCCCGCATCCTAGAAAGAGGCTTGGTTTATCCCTGGGGATGAAATCACCCTGGGTTTGAGCACTGCGCTGTGTGAGCAGAGCTTTATCTAGGTCACCATTGTGTCCTCCTCCACTTGCGGTGAAGCCACCGGGGAGGACATCGCCACCGGCCGCGTCCCAGCTGGGATGAGCCGAGGCACGGATGCTTCGAGGAAGGTGAAGCCAGGTAAAGGATGCAAAGCGGGATGGTGCCGAGGGCAGGCATCAGGCACCCGCCAGGAGAGCAGGACGCCCCGCCAGCAGCGCTGCctccagcagaggcagctgctggtaGAGCTGTGTGTCTCGCTCCCTGCTGCGGCACGCGCCTCTGATTTTAGGAAGGAAGACAAcaaatccctggaaaagcaCTCCTACATCTGCAATTCTGCAGCAGACAGGTGGCAAaatgccagcactgccccagccaggcacccagcagggccaggactcAAAGGCTGGGAAGACCCTCCAGTGCCCATCACCTGCCAGCTTTCCTGATGCCATTATGTTCTCTCACAGCAGTGGCAGAGACTAAAACTCAGGCTAGAAGAGGCAGCCTTGCAAGGCAGAAGGTGCAAGGAGACACCTAAGGCTACAGCCAGAGGCTGAGGAGATGAAGAAGTTGTGCTCTGTCACATACTGAGGTGGTAGCATACAGAATTGGAGAGCTCCCAGCATCTGCTCATGTTCCAGAGCACTTAAAGAACTTCTTTTCCTGGAAGACAAACGCAGCAGAGTATCACACTGTCCTGGcaagcagcaggctggggatgaCAGACAGCCAGACCAGCAGCCCCATGAGGATGCCCAGCATGTTGGGTTTGTACTGGGGGAGGTTAGAGACCAGAAGTTCCAGTTGaaagagataaggaaatgcCTAGACCACCAATTTCCTGCTTTGTGTCTGCATTGTGCAAATCCACTGCCAGCATGCAGGCCTTGCTCATGGAGCTCACATGGTGTCCAACACTTCTGATGCACTTCTCAAGCCCATTTCTCCAGTTACTGCTCAAAAGTCAACTCCAGGCAGGAGTCCCTCCACCCTGGACCAGTGCACAGACTTCGGCTAACATGGTCTGGgcatcagcacagccaggtcAGATAAAAGGaatgaacagaagaaaatagcTGAGATACAGCAGGCACTTCTCCATAAATAAGGCAGTCTCTCCTGAGTATTTCTGGATTGGCCAGGAGAACCAGCTACTGCAGGAATAAACCTCTGTACTTTGCACTGTGAGGGAAACTCCTGAGTCTGCACATTAAGTAGAGCTGAGTTTGCTTCAggagtgcccagctctgcctggtcCATGGGCTTTTTGCCCTCAGTCACAGCCCGAGCTGGGATGCAGAGCCATCACAGAGCTCTCCTGACTTCCTGGCACACTTCACAAGATCACGTTTTCCTAGCTCAGGTCTGGCCCATTGAGCTTATTTCTATTCAACACATTTGAGAACATAAATCTGCCTTCAggaacgaaaaaaaaaaaaaatcagctcatTAAGAAGACAGACAGCGTCTACCGTCTGAAAGGAACAGCAAATGGCAGCTGCCAAAAATGTCAACGTTAaatgcagctgccagctgggatttattaaaaggtaGTTTTACAGCAGCAGTGGCGAACAGCACATCTTGTACTGAGGTaatctttcctttcctctcccaccTTCGTGCAGATTGCTGGATGATCTGATGCACCCATCCAGCCCTGCCGTGTCCTCCAGGACTGGCAGCTTGGAAGTGTTGAGTTTTACTCACTGCCTGGGTATTTAATTTGTTTGGTTGCTTATCTAGGAAAGCCAGAATCAAGGAAAACTGCCAAAGCACTGCTCGGGGAGGGCAGGGGATCACTTTCCTCCACATgatcctgctctctgcccatGGGAAGAGGCACCTGGTGCAACCTAGGCAGTAACTAAGCCAAAGCAGGCTCAGctacaggaaaagcaggaatcaGATTGATGCCACCCAACCTGGGTTTTCTCTTGCTCCTACAGAGGATGTGCCCTTTGTTCCATGTGTGAATACTCTATGCTAAAACAGAAGAACAAGACAtatggagaaaagagaaaatagataAAATGAGCCACCTGAATTGGCTCAAGAAGTGAGGTGTTTCAGCAGGGACCGCAGCATCAGTGTCTCACATCTGGCTTGGAAGCCAAGTACCTCCAAAGCCAAGACCAAGTATTGACCTCTGCAGCTCCTATCTTGCAACCTACCTGGTCTTTCCTATCCAGAGCAGAAGGACAGCCTCCCATCTTGGCCCCAAAGGCTATGAACCAGTGCCACCTCACATCCCATGGGATTTACCACCTGTACCCACCTCTTTAAGACTGATGTTTGCCGTGTAGATCACGTTTGTCCCGTCCCTCTTGAAGTGTGAGTGAGGCTTGTCCTTGAGGATGAAGACGATGTCTGCAGGGATGTTGTCTGGGGTGGCATCCCCTTCTTTGGGGAATGTGATTTTGGTTCCCTCCTTCCAACCCCGTTTGATGACAATGTTTAGGATCTTGTCCTCAGTCCGCATGGTCCGGCCATCAGCATTGAGTCTTCTGCGTGTGATCTTCATCCTCTTGGTGGATCCGTGGTAGATCTCTTCCAGGGATACCTTGAGCTCATGGATGACAGGTGGGTCTTGGACCTTCCTGCGCGTGTGCAGGGACTCCTGGTGCCGCCGGTGAACCCCATTAATGCCGTTGAAGCCAAACCGGCCAAAGGCACTGAAAGGGTCGTCATCATCATCCATATCCATGTCTTCCTGGTCAAAGCCATTGAACATCCGGGAGCGGCTGCTGGCGAAGAAGATGTCAAAAGGGTTGGAGCCTCCAAAGAAGGATGCAAAGGTGGCATGGGGGTCTCCATGGAaggtgtagtggaaggtgttccctGAGCCACCTGAAGAGCCACCTCCAGTTTTGAGACCTGGAAGACAAGGGGGAAGAGGAGACATGAATGCTCCCTGTGGAGGAATGCTCTGCAAGCACTGCACTGCCCCGGTGGGAGAATGGCCTCTGCCACCTCCTTCCACCCTCTCCTAAGTGTGCAGAACACCTCCAGCCCAACTACTGTGAAGGCACCATCTCCACCCATGACACACAGTCCCACTCCTACACCCTGCAAGTTCAGAATCCATTCAGGTTTCATTCCCTCTAGCCCTGCTGAAGGCCCTTTTTGAGTCTCTCCACCCTGTTCaccaaattttaatttaaaacatacCCTGACCAGCCCATCTCTATTTTTCCCCATGAGCAGGCTCCTTCCTGCCCCAATAGCCTTGTCACTgagactggatattaggaaaaatttggTCAGGGGCTGCCTGACCAGGGAAGTGATAGAGTCACCATTATTGTAAGTGTTTAAAATatatgtggatgtggcacttagggacattTGGCTTAGTGATGAACATCGCAGTGCTTCATTAAATGATTTTAGAGATCTTCTCCACCCTCAATGATTCTACAGGCAGATGGAGGTGAGAAGACTTCCAGGTCAGCatgcagctgcctgcacactGGCTGTATAAAATGCCAGGTAAGCTCCAGGTTTGAATCATATAGCAACCTTTCCCACGGGAAACTCCCCTGCCAGGTCCCTGGCTGAGCCTGACGTCACTGCAACTCATCCCAACTCCCAAGGAGTCAAGGCACATGACAAATGCCCCCCAAAGAGGTCACACATGCTCTGCAAGGCTATTTTTGATCAGTAGGGTTGGGAAGGGTTAAGCCAAGCCTAGCTCAGGGACTATTTTCAGTGCACACCAGTGACAGTGAAGGACTATTTCTGACAGGCTGTCCTTTGTCCCAACCCCCCACGCCCTTTCCACAGCAGGACAAGTTTGGGGGGTCTCTTCTGAGTACTGAAGTTGGTATTCTGGGTGGGCTGAAGGGGCTTTCCCACTTCACCTTGCCTACACAGCATGCTCCTGAAGCTCCTCAAAATGCTGATCTTCATTGCCCCaaaaaaatgggaaacaaaACATGTGGGGAAGGTCATGGAACGTGAAAGGTTCAATATTGATGGCACAAGGGGGGAAGATAGT includes:
- the DNAJB5 gene encoding dnaJ homolog subfamily B member 5; this encodes MGKDYYKILGIQSGANEDEIKKAYRKMALKYHPDKNKDPNAEEKFKEIAEAYDVLSDPKKRAVYDQYGEEGLKTGGGSSGGSGNTFHYTFHGDPHATFASFFGGSNPFDIFFASSRSRMFNGFDQEDMDMDDDDDPFSAFGRFGFNGINGVHRRHQESLHTRRKVQDPPVIHELKVSLEEIYHGSTKRMKITRRRLNADGRTMRTEDKILNIVIKRGWKEGTKITFPKEGDATPDNIPADIVFILKDKPHSHFKRDGTNVIYTANISLKEALCGCTVNIPTIDGRVIPLPCNDIIKPGTVKRLRGEGLPFPKAPSQRGDLIVEFKIRFPDRIAPQTRQILKQHLPCS